In one window of Blattabacterium sp. (Cryptocercus punctulatus) str. Cpu DNA:
- a CDS encoding ABC transporter ATP-binding protein: MLIRGATSSGNYTIIHLISRLYEIKKGKILIDGYKIKNIELLNLKSHIIVITKVEKMEKK, from the coding sequence ATGTTAATTAGGGGGGCCACTAGTTCTGGTAACTATACCATTATACATTTAATTTCCAGATTATACGAGATTAAAAAAGGAAAAATTTTAATTGATGGATATAAAATTAAAAATATTGAACTTTTAAATTTAAAATCTCATATAATAGTGATCACAAAAGTAGAAAAAATGGAAAAAAAATAG
- the truA gene encoding tRNA pseudouridine(38-40) synthase TruA — protein sequence MRFFIELAYNGKDYYGWQIQNKVNSVEEKLESCLSILLKTPINIVGAGRTDKGVHAKQMFAHFDIEKKISNNFIKKLNIFLPKSIHVFNIFPVKKNIHARFNAISRTYKYYLTYKKNPFFQDFSWYCFYPLNIKRMNEATKILMKYKDFSSFSKKRNEKKNNICEIYDANWLIKNTYFCFTIEANRFLRNMVRSIIGTLVDVGREKISINRFIEIIELKNKDYCSKTIPPPYGLFLYKIIYPEDIFL from the coding sequence ATGAGATTTTTTATTGAATTAGCTTATAATGGAAAGGATTACTATGGATGGCAAATTCAAAATAAAGTTAACTCTGTAGAAGAAAAATTAGAATCTTGTTTATCCATATTATTAAAAACTCCTATAAATATAGTAGGAGCTGGAAGAACAGATAAAGGTGTCCATGCAAAACAAATGTTTGCGCATTTTGATATTGAAAAAAAAATAAGCAATAATTTTATTAAAAAATTAAATATTTTTTTGCCTAAATCTATTCATGTATTCAATATTTTTCCAGTAAAAAAAAATATTCATGCTAGATTTAATGCAATAAGTAGAACCTATAAATATTATTTAACATATAAAAAAAATCCTTTTTTTCAAGATTTTTCTTGGTATTGTTTTTATCCATTAAATATTAAACGTATGAATGAGGCTACTAAAATTTTAATGAAATATAAAGATTTTAGTTCTTTTTCTAAAAAAAGAAATGAAAAAAAAAATAATATATGTGAAATATACGATGCAAATTGGTTAATAAAAAACACTTATTTTTGTTTTACTATTGAAGCCAATCGATTTTTAAGAAATATGGTAAGGTCTATAATTGGTACATTAGTTGATGTAGGAAGAGAGAAAATTAGTATAAATAGATTTATAGAAATTATAGAATTAAAAAATAAGGATTATTGTAGTAAAACGATTCCACCACCCTATGGTTTATTTCTTTATAAAATTATTTATCCAGAGGATATTTTTTTATAA